A region of Arabidopsis thaliana chromosome 5, partial sequence DNA encodes the following proteins:
- the STT3A gene encoding staurosporin and temperature sensitive 3-like A codes for MVIKYESVIHEFDPYFNYRVTQFLSKNGIYEFWNWFDDRTWYPLGRVIGGTVYPGLTLTAGTIWWGLNSLNIPLSVETVCVFTAPVFSAFASWATYLLTKEVKGSGAGLAAAALLAMVPSYISRSVAGSYDNEAVAIFALIFTFYLYIKTLNTGSLFYATLNALAYFYMVCSWGGYTFIINLIPMHVLLCIVTGRYSPRLYIAYAPLVVLGTLLAALVPVVGFNAVLTSEHFASFLVFIIIHVVALVYYIKGILSPKMFKVAVTLVVSIGMVVCFIVVAILVALVASSPTGGWSGRSLSLLDPTYASKYIPIIASVSEHQPPTWPSYFMDINVLAFLVPAGIIACFSPLSDASSFVVLYIVMSVYFSGVMVRLMLVLAPAACIMSGIALSQAFDVFTGSIKYQLGASSNSTDDAEDNTSTNNAPKDDVSAGKTDKGEEIVKERSSKKGKKKEREPADKPSVKAKIKKKALVLPLEASIVALLLLIMLGAFYVIHCVWAAAEAYSAPSIVLTSQSRDGLHVFDDFRESYAWLSHNTDVDDKVASWWDYGYQTTAMANRTVIVDNNTWNNTHIATVGTAMSSPEKAAWEIFNSLDVKYVLVVFGGLIGYPSDDINKFLWMVRIGGGVFPHIKEADYLRDGQYRIDSEATPTMLNSLMYKLSYYRFVETDGKGYDRVRRTEIGKKHFKLTHFEEVFTSHHWMVRLYKLKPPRNRIRGKAKKLKSKTSSGLSSKSAKKNPWV; via the exons ATG gTTATAAAGTATGAAAGTGTGATTCATGAGTTTGATCCTTACTTCAATTATAGAGTCACTCAG TTCTTATCGAAGAATGGAATATACGAGTTCTggaattggtttgatgatagGACCTG GTATCCTCTTGGCCGTGTGATTGGAGGAACTGTTTACCCTGGGTTAACTTTGACTGCTGGAACCATCTGGTG GGGATTAAATTCATTAAACATTCCTCTGTCAGTAGAGACTGTCTGTGTCTTCACTGCACCTGTATTTTCAGCTTTTGCATCCTGGGCAACTTACCTTTTGACAAAg GAAGTTAAGGGCTCCGGTGCTGGACTTGCAGCTGCTGCTCTTTTGGCCATG GTTCCCTCATATATATCCCGATCTGTAGCTGGTAGCTATGACAATGAAGCTGTTGCCATCTTTGCTTTGATCTTCACTTTTTATCTTTACATAAAG ACATTAAATACAGGTTCCTTATTTTATGCCACCCTGAATGCTCTTGCATACTTTTACATG GTATGTTCATGGGGAGGTTACACCTTCATTATCAATCTGATACCAATGCACGTGCTTTTGTGCATTGTAACTGGGCGATACTCTCCCCGACTGTACATTGCCTATGCTCCTTTG GTTGTGTTAGGCACGTTGTTAGCGGCATTGGTGCCTGTTGTTGGTTTCAATGCGGTTTTGACTTCTGAACATTTTGCCTCGTTTTTG GTTTTTATCATCATCCACGTTGTAGCTCTCGTATACTACATCAAAGGCATTCTTTCTCCCAAAATGTTCAAAGTTGCTGTGACACTTGTTGTGTCTATCGGCAT GGTTGTGTGTTTCATAGTTGTGGCAATTCTTGTGGCATTGGTGGCTTCAAGTCCAACAGGAGGATGGAGTGGTAGGAGTTTAAGTTTACTTGATCC AACTTATGCAAGCAAGTATATTCCAATTATTGCAAGTGTCAGTGAACATCAACCTCCAACTTGGCCATCTTATTTCATGGATATCAATGTTTTGGCTTTCTTGGTCCCTGCTGGCATCATT GCGTGCTTTTCGCCTCTATCTGATGCCAGCTCTTTTGTGGTCCTTTACATTGTAATGTCTGTATACTTTTCTGGAGTTATG GTTCGTCTTATGCTCGTGCTTGCTCCAGCAGCATGCATCATGTCTGGGATTGCGCTCTCTCAagcttttgatgttttcacgGGTTCCATCAAATACCAGTTAGGCGCATCGTCTAATTCCACAGATGAT GCAGAGGACAACACTTCCACGAACAATGCCCCAAAAGATGATGTTTCTGCTGGTAAGACTGACAAGGGTGAAGAGATTGTAAAAGAGCGGTCTTCCAAAAAGggcaagaagaaagagagagaaccGGCTGATAAACCTTCTGTTAAGGCCAAGATTAAAAAGAAGGCTCTTGTTTTGCCTCTTGAAGCCTCTATAGTTGCGCTTCTTCTCCTTATAATGTTGGGTGCTTTCTATGTG ATCCATTGTGTTTGGGCAGCTGCAGAAGCATATTCAGCTCCATCAATAGTTTTGACATCTCAGTCACGTGATGGCCTACACGTCTTTGATGATTTTAGAGAGTCTTATGCATGGTTAAGCCATAATACTGATGTGGATGATAAA GTGGCATCATGGTGGGACTATGGTTATCAGACGACAGCTATGGCTAATAGAACTGTGATTGTTGACAACAACACATGGAATAATACTCACATTGCAACTGTTGGCACTGCAATGTCATCTCCAGAAAAGGCGGCGTGGGAAATTTTCAACTCCTTGGATGTGAAATATGTTCTTGTCGTCTTTGGTG GTCTTATTGGTTACCCTAGTGATGACATCAACAAGTTTCTGTGGATGGTTCGTATTGGAGGCGGCGTCTTTCCACATATAAAGGAAGCTGATTATCTG AGAGATGGGCAATACCGGATTGATTCTGAGGCCACTCCAACAATGTTGAACAGCCTTATGTACAAGCTCTCTTACTACAG GTTTGTAGAGACGGATGGTAAAGGTTATGATCGGGTGAGGCGGACAGAGATTGGGAAGAAGCATTTTAAGCTTACACATTTCGAAGAG GTTTTCACGAGTCACCATTGGATGGTTCGGCTATACAAGCTGAAACCTCCCAGGAACAGGATTCGTGGTAAAGCAAAGAAACTGAAATCG AAAACAAGCTCTGGATTGAGTTCAAAATCAGCGAAGAAGAACCCGTGGGTCTAG
- a CDS encoding Leucine-rich repeat (LRR) family protein (Leucine-rich repeat (LRR) family protein; CONTAINS InterPro DOMAIN/s: Leucine-rich repeat (InterPro:IPR001611); BEST Arabidopsis thaliana protein match is: Leucine-rich repeat (LRR) family protein (TAIR:AT5G22320.2); Has 1807 Blast hits to 1807 proteins in 277 species: Archae - 0; Bacteria - 0; Metazoa - 736; Fungi - 347; Plants - 385; Viruses - 0; Other Eukaryotes - 339 (source: NCBI BLink).), protein MNSEKEDEPLEEIGDSNNVLDLTSYQLHSLDTVELPPNLIELDLTANRLSGLDSRIAQLSTLKKLSLRQNLIDDSAVEPLSHWDALSDLEELVLRDNKLAKVPDVSIFTKLLVYDISFNEITSLEGISKASSTLKELYVSKNEVNKIMEIEHLHNLQILELGSNRLRVMENLENFTKLEELWLGRNRIKVVNLCGLKCIKKISLQSNRLTSMKGFEECVALEELYLSHNGISKMEGLSALVNLRVLDVSNNKLTSVDDIQNLTKLEDLWLNDNQIESLEAITEAVTGSKEKLTTIYLENNPCAKSSDYVAAVRQIFPNVEQIDSNLFA, encoded by the exons aTGAACAGTGAGAAGGAAGACGAGCCATTGGAAGAGATCGGCGATTCGAATAATGTTCTCGATCTCACTAGCTATCAGCTCCACAGTCTCGATACGGTCGAGTTACCGCCGAACCTGATTGAGCTGGACCTTACGGCGAACCGTTTGTCGGGATTGGACTCGAGGATCGCTCAGCTCTCCACGCTTAAGAAGCTTTCTCTCCGCCAAAACCTAATTGATGATTCCGCCGTCGAACCGTTGTCTCACTGGGACGCCTTGTCCGATCTCGAG GAGTTAGTTCTCAGAGATAACAAGCTAGCGAAAGTACCAGATGTCAGCATATTCACGAAGCTTTTGGTTTACGACATATCTTTCAATGAAATCACTTCTTTGGAAGGAATATCCAAGGCCTCTAGCACACTGAAGGAACTCTATGTGTCTAAAAATGAAGTTAACAAGATTATGGAGATTGAACACTTACACAACTTGCAGATTCTTGAACTGGGGTCTAATAGATTGCGG GTGATGGAAAATCTGGAAAACTTCACAAAATTAGAAGAACTATGGCTCGGAAGAAACCGTATCAAAGTTGTTAACCTGTGTGGGCTCAAATGCATAAAAAAGATTAGCTTGCAGAGCAATCGATTGACCTCTATGAAAGGATTTGAG GAATGTGTTGCTCTTGAAGAGTTATATTTGAGCCATAATGGTATCTCCAAAATGGAAGGCTTGAGTGCATTGGTCAACCTACGGGTATTGGACGTGTCGAACAACAAGCTTACTTCAGTTGATGACATTCAGAACCTCACAAA GTTGGAAGATTTGTGGCTTAATGACAACCAGATAGAATCACTGGAAGCAATCACAGAAGCTGTTACAGGATCTAAAGAGAAGCTTACCACTATCTACCTCGAAAATAACCCTTGT GCCAAGTCTTCTGATTATGTTGCTGCGGTCAGACAAATCTTCCCGAATGTGGAGCAAATTGATTCTAACTTATTTGCTTAG
- the STT3A gene encoding staurosporin and temperature sensitive 3-like A (staurosporin and temperature sensitive 3-like A (STT3A); FUNCTIONS IN: oligosaccharyl transferase activity; INVOLVED IN: response to salt stress; LOCATED IN: endoplasmic reticulum, plasma membrane, membrane; EXPRESSED IN: 24 plant structures; EXPRESSED DURING: 13 growth stages; CONTAINS InterPro DOMAIN/s: Oligosaccharyl transferase, STT3 subunit (InterPro:IPR003674); BEST Arabidopsis thaliana protein match is: staurosporin and temperature sensitive 3-like b (TAIR:AT1G34130.1); Has 30201 Blast hits to 17322 proteins in 780 species: Archae - 12; Bacteria - 1396; Metazoa - 17338; Fungi - 3422; Plants - 5037; Viruses - 0; Other Eukaryotes - 2996 (source: NCBI BLink).): protein MAALESPLPGTPTAMRNAFGNVLSVLILVLIGVLAFSIRLFSVIKYESVIHEFDPYFNYRVTQFLSKNGIYEFWNWFDDRTWYPLGRVIGGTVYPGLTLTAGTIWWGLNSLNIPLSVETVCVFTAPVFSAFASWATYLLTKEVKGSGAGLAAAALLAMVPSYISRSVAGSYDNEAVAIFALIFTFYLYIKTLNTGSLFYATLNALAYFYMVCSWGGYTFIINLIPMHVLLCIVTGRYSPRLYIAYAPLVVLGTLLAALVPVVGFNAVLTSEHFASFLVFIIIHVVALVYYIKGILSPKMFKVAVTLVVSIGMVVCFIVVAILVALVASSPTGGWSGRSLSLLDPTYASKYIPIIASVSEHQPPTWPSYFMDINVLAFLVPAGIIACFSPLSDASSFVVLYIVMSVYFSGVMVRLMLVLAPAACIMSGIALSQAFDVFTGSIKYQLGASSNSTDDAEDNTSTNNAPKDDVSAGKTDKGEEIVKERSSKKGKKKEREPADKPSVKAKIKKKALVLPLEASIVALLLLIMLGAFYVIHCVWAAAEAYSAPSIVLTSQSRDGLHVFDDFRESYAWLSHNTDVDDKVASWWDYGYQTTAMANRTVIVDNNTWNNTHIATVGTAMSSPEKAAWEIFNSLDVKYVLVVFGGLIGYPSDDINKFLWMVRIGGGVFPHIKEADYLRDGQYRIDSEATPTMLNSLMYKLSYYRFVETDGKGYDRVRRTEIGKKHFKLTHFEEVFTSHHWMVRLYKLKPPRNRIRGKAKKLKSKTSSGLSSKSAKKNPWV from the exons ATGGCGGCTCTAGAAAGCCCACTGCCGGGAACGCCGACTGCGATGAGGAATGCTTTCGGCAACGTTTTATCAGTCCTGATCCTCGTCCTCATTGGTGTCCTCGCTTTCTCGATCCGACTCTTCTCT gTTATAAAGTATGAAAGTGTGATTCATGAGTTTGATCCTTACTTCAATTATAGAGTCACTCAG TTCTTATCGAAGAATGGAATATACGAGTTCTggaattggtttgatgatagGACCTG GTATCCTCTTGGCCGTGTGATTGGAGGAACTGTTTACCCTGGGTTAACTTTGACTGCTGGAACCATCTGGTG GGGATTAAATTCATTAAACATTCCTCTGTCAGTAGAGACTGTCTGTGTCTTCACTGCACCTGTATTTTCAGCTTTTGCATCCTGGGCAACTTACCTTTTGACAAAg GAAGTTAAGGGCTCCGGTGCTGGACTTGCAGCTGCTGCTCTTTTGGCCATG GTTCCCTCATATATATCCCGATCTGTAGCTGGTAGCTATGACAATGAAGCTGTTGCCATCTTTGCTTTGATCTTCACTTTTTATCTTTACATAAAG ACATTAAATACAGGTTCCTTATTTTATGCCACCCTGAATGCTCTTGCATACTTTTACATG GTATGTTCATGGGGAGGTTACACCTTCATTATCAATCTGATACCAATGCACGTGCTTTTGTGCATTGTAACTGGGCGATACTCTCCCCGACTGTACATTGCCTATGCTCCTTTG GTTGTGTTAGGCACGTTGTTAGCGGCATTGGTGCCTGTTGTTGGTTTCAATGCGGTTTTGACTTCTGAACATTTTGCCTCGTTTTTG GTTTTTATCATCATCCACGTTGTAGCTCTCGTATACTACATCAAAGGCATTCTTTCTCCCAAAATGTTCAAAGTTGCTGTGACACTTGTTGTGTCTATCGGCAT GGTTGTGTGTTTCATAGTTGTGGCAATTCTTGTGGCATTGGTGGCTTCAAGTCCAACAGGAGGATGGAGTGGTAGGAGTTTAAGTTTACTTGATCC AACTTATGCAAGCAAGTATATTCCAATTATTGCAAGTGTCAGTGAACATCAACCTCCAACTTGGCCATCTTATTTCATGGATATCAATGTTTTGGCTTTCTTGGTCCCTGCTGGCATCATT GCGTGCTTTTCGCCTCTATCTGATGCCAGCTCTTTTGTGGTCCTTTACATTGTAATGTCTGTATACTTTTCTGGAGTTATG GTTCGTCTTATGCTCGTGCTTGCTCCAGCAGCATGCATCATGTCTGGGATTGCGCTCTCTCAagcttttgatgttttcacgGGTTCCATCAAATACCAGTTAGGCGCATCGTCTAATTCCACAGATGAT GCAGAGGACAACACTTCCACGAACAATGCCCCAAAAGATGATGTTTCTGCTGGTAAGACTGACAAGGGTGAAGAGATTGTAAAAGAGCGGTCTTCCAAAAAGggcaagaagaaagagagagaaccGGCTGATAAACCTTCTGTTAAGGCCAAGATTAAAAAGAAGGCTCTTGTTTTGCCTCTTGAAGCCTCTATAGTTGCGCTTCTTCTCCTTATAATGTTGGGTGCTTTCTATGTG ATCCATTGTGTTTGGGCAGCTGCAGAAGCATATTCAGCTCCATCAATAGTTTTGACATCTCAGTCACGTGATGGCCTACACGTCTTTGATGATTTTAGAGAGTCTTATGCATGGTTAAGCCATAATACTGATGTGGATGATAAA GTGGCATCATGGTGGGACTATGGTTATCAGACGACAGCTATGGCTAATAGAACTGTGATTGTTGACAACAACACATGGAATAATACTCACATTGCAACTGTTGGCACTGCAATGTCATCTCCAGAAAAGGCGGCGTGGGAAATTTTCAACTCCTTGGATGTGAAATATGTTCTTGTCGTCTTTGGTG GTCTTATTGGTTACCCTAGTGATGACATCAACAAGTTTCTGTGGATGGTTCGTATTGGAGGCGGCGTCTTTCCACATATAAAGGAAGCTGATTATCTG AGAGATGGGCAATACCGGATTGATTCTGAGGCCACTCCAACAATGTTGAACAGCCTTATGTACAAGCTCTCTTACTACAG GTTTGTAGAGACGGATGGTAAAGGTTATGATCGGGTGAGGCGGACAGAGATTGGGAAGAAGCATTTTAAGCTTACACATTTCGAAGAG GTTTTCACGAGTCACCATTGGATGGTTCGGCTATACAAGCTGAAACCTCCCAGGAACAGGATTCGTGGTAAAGCAAAGAAACTGAAATCG AAAACAAGCTCTGGATTGAGTTCAAAATCAGCGAAGAAGAACCCGTGGGTCTAG